DNA sequence from the Asticcacaulis sp. AND118 genome:
GCGTATTAGTCGGCCAAGGATGGCGATTTACAGGATCTCCATGAAACGGCAGGCCTCTCCCTGCGACGGCAGCACGATCTCGTCGTCGCGCATGACCACCTTGCCGCGCACGATGGTTGCCTTGGGCCAGCCGTGGGCCTCGAAGCCATCGAACGGCGTCCAGCCGCAGCGCGAACGCATCTGGTCGTGCGTAATGACGCGCTTGTGGTTCAGATCGACCAGGGTTATGTCGGCGTCGTAGCCCTCGGCCATGCGCCCCTTGCCGGCCAGACCGAAGACGCGCTGTGCCCCGCCCGATGTCAGATCGACCAGACGCTCCAGCGACATTCTGCCGTTGGCGACGTGGGTCAGCATGACCGGCAGCAGGGTCTGCACGCCCGGCATACCCGACGGCGAGGCGGGATAGGGCTTCGATTTTTCCTCGATCGTATGCGGCGCGTGGTCTGAGCCCAGCACGTCGGCAATGCCGCCATTAATGCCGTGCCACAGACCGTCCACATGGTATTGGTCGCGGATCGGCGGGTTCATCTGGGCATAGCCCTTCAGCCGTTGATAGGCCTCCGGCGCCACCAGAGTCAGGTGCTGCGGCGTGATCTCGACCGTGGCGATGTCCTTGTTGTGCGCCAGAAAATCGATCTCTTCGGCGGTGGTGACGTGCAGGACGTGGATGCGCTTGCCCGCCTCGCGCGCCAGCCGCACCAGACGGTGCGTCGACTGGATCGCCGACTGGGCGTCGCGCACGAAGTCGTGGCTGGTCCAGTCGCCTTCACGCGCCAGAGCGCGGCGCTCGGCCAGACGGTATTCGTCCTCGGAATGGAAGGTGGCGCGGCGGTTGACGCTGGCCAGCACCTTGGCCACGCCCTCGTCGTCGGCGATCAGCAGCGTGCCGGTCGAGGCCCCCATGAACACCTTGACGCCGCAGCAGCCCTTCATGCGTTCCAGCTCGCCCAGATGCGCAGCATTCTCATGCGTGCCGCCGACATAGAAGGCGTGGTCGCAGTGCATACGGTGACGCGCGCGCTTCAGCTTGTCCTCGAAGGT
Encoded proteins:
- a CDS encoding dihydroorotase encodes the protein MPTYDLIIRNADIINHAGRGQGDIGIINGKFAAFGDLSQASVGEVFDATGLLAMPGVIDTQVHFREPGLEWKEDLETGSQAAVLGGVVAVFEMPNTNPNTTDPATFEDKLKRARHRMHCDHAFYVGGTHENAAHLGELERMKGCCGVKVFMGASTGTLLIADDEGVAKVLASVNRRATFHSEDEYRLAERRALAREGDWTSHDFVRDAQSAIQSTHRLVRLAREAGKRIHVLHVTTAEEIDFLAHNKDIATVEITPQHLTLVAPEAYQRLKGYAQMNPPIRDQYHVDGLWHGINGGIADVLGSDHAPHTIEEKSKPYPASPSGMPGVQTLLPVMLTHVANGRMSLERLVDLTSGGAQRVFGLAGKGRMAEGYDADITLVDLNHKRVITHDQMRSRCGWTPFDGFEAHGWPKATIVRGKVVMRDDEIVLPSQGEACRFMEIL